From Jiangella mangrovi:
GGCCGAGCGCACCTGCAGCACCGACGACCGCGTGATGCGCATGATCTGCGGCCAGCCCAGCACGGCCAGCGCCAGCACGACCTTCGAGATCGTGACCAGCTCCGGCGTCTCGGCGTCGCCCGGGAACGAGACCAGCACGATCAGGGCGCCGAGCAGCAGCGGGATGCCGAAGAAGATGTCGCCGACCCGGGACACGACGGTGTCGGTGGCCTTGCCGTAGAACCCGGCGACGGTGCCGGCGATGCCACCGATGAGCAGCACGCCGATGGCCGTCAGCACCCCCACCATGATCGACGCGCGGGCGCCGTAGATGGTGTGCGTGTAGACGTCGCAGCCGTTGTTGTCGTAGCCGAACCAGGCGGAGCTGCTGGGACCCTGCCGGGTCAGCGCGAGATCGCAGTCGTTCGGGCTCAGCGACGTGAACAGGCCCGGCGCGATCGCGATGGTCACGAAGAACACGAACAGCACGCCCGAGACGATGAACGTCGGCTTGCGGACCAGGTCGTGCCACGCGTCGCGGCCCAGCGAGCGGACGGCGGTCTCCGTCGCCCGGGGCGCCTCGGCCTCGAGGACGGTGGGAGGTGTGGGGTCAGCCATGACTGATCCTCGGGTCGAGCCAGCCGTAGATGAGATCGACCAGCAGGTTCACCAGCAGGAACACGAGCACGAGGACGGTCACCGCGCCGGTGACCATGACGCCGTCCCTGGTGGTGATGGAACGGAAGATGAGGTTCCCCACGCCGGGGATGTTGAAGATGCCCTCGGTGACGATCGCGCCGCCGAGGAGCGCGCCGAAGTCGGCACCGATGAACGTGATCACCGGGATCAGCGAGTTGCGCATCGTGTGGACGCCGATGACGCGGCGTTGCGGCAGGCCCTTGGCCACCGCCGTCCGGACGTAGTCGGCGCGCCGGTTCTCGGCCAGACTCGTCCGGGTCAGCCGGGCGACGTAGGCCAGTGAGAGTGACGCGAGCACGAAGCCCGGCAATATCAGGTTGTACAAGCTCGCATCGCCGCCCACGGTGGCCGGGAAGATCCCCCAGCGCATCCCCAGGAACAGCTGCAGCACCGAGCCGATGACGAACACCGGGATCGAGACCACGACCAGCGTCGACACCAGCACGAGGTTGTCGAGGTAGCTGCCGCGGCGAAGGCCGGCCATGATGCCGGCGCCGATGCCGATGAGGATCTCGAAGAAGATGGCGACCAGGGCCAGCTTGACCGTGGTCGGGTAGGCCCGGACCAGCTCCTCGGCGACGGAGAGCCCCTGGAACGTCTCGCCGAAGTCCCCGCGGAGCAGATTGCCCAGGTACTGGATGTACGCGATGGGCAGCGGGTCGTCGAGGTTGTACTTCTCCGTCATCTCCGCGACGTACGCGGGAGGACACGGCCTGGCCCCGCACCGGCCGGCGAACGGATCGCCCGGCAGGGCCCAGACCAGGGCGTAGATGATGAACGTCGTGCCGATGACCACGGGGATCATCTGAAGCAGGCGGCGCGCGACGTACCGGCCCATGACCAACCTTTCCGTGCGCAACGGTTTGCGCCAGCGTGCGGGGCGTCCATCTCGTGTGCCACGAGATGAACGCCCCGCAACCGACCGCTGCGACTCTAGACCATCAGTGGACCGGTCAGTTCTTGACCGAGATGGACAGCGGGTCGACGTAGCCCTTCCAGGTGAAGCCCGGCTCGTTGACGTTCTCGGACCAGCCGCGCTGGCCGTTGTCGTACCAAAGCGGGATGACCGCCATGTCCTCGGCGAGCAGCGTCTCGGCCTGGTTGTACAGGTCGAGGGCTTCGTCGCCCTCCAGGCCGGCGGCCTGGCGGATCAGGTCGTCGAACTGCGGGTTGGAGTACCCGCCGTCGTTGGCCGAGCCGTTCGAGGTGTAGAGCGGCGCCAGGAAGTTCTGGATCGACGGGTAGTCGGCCACCCAGCCGGTCCGGAACGGCGACGTGAGCTCGTTGGCGTTGACCCGGGCGCGGAACGACCCGAAGTCGGGGTCGAAGTCGCCCTGGCAGGGAACGCCCAGCGCGTTGGTGATCGACGTGCAGGCCGCCTCGACCCACTCGCGGTGGCCACCGTCGGAGTTGCTCGCGATCATCAGCGTGCCCTGGATGCCGGCGGTCTGGTCGTAGAGCTCCTTCGCCGCGGCGGCGTCGAACTCGCACCACTCGCCGCAGGTGCCCTCGACGTAGCCGTCGTTGCCCGGCGGGACCCAGCTGTTGGCCGGCACGTAGTTGCCCGGGCCGTAGGCCGCGGCGATGACGGCCTCGCGGTCGATGGCCTTCGAGATGGCCTTGCGCAGGTTCGCGTCGGCCCACACGTCGGTGCTCGTCAGCGGGAACGTCATGCTGGTGAACCGCGTGGTCAGCGGCGCCGAGGCCGACCGGCCCTCGAGGTCGGTCTTCCAGACGTCACCGGCCAGGCCCACCGGCGGGATCTTGTCGAGGATGTCGAGCTGGTTCGACACGACGTCGGCGTAGGCGGCGTCGAGGTCGGCGTAGATGCGGTACTCGATGTTCTCGACCTGCGGCTTCTCGTCACCGGCGTAGTCGGCGAAGGCCGTCAGGTTGATCGACTGGTTCGGGATCTCCTCGACGAACTCGAACGGCCCGTTGCCGACCGGGTGGGCCTCGAACGCGGCCTGGTCGGTGAAGAAGCTCTCCGGCATCGGGTAGAACGCCGAGTAGCCGATGATCGTCTCGAACAGCGAGTTCGGCGAGCCCAGGGTCACCGTGAAGGTGGTGTCGTCGACGACCTCGAGGCCGCTCATGGCGTCGGCCGTCGCCGAGCCGGGCACGAAGGCGCCTGCGTCGTCGGTCTGGCCGGCCACCTCGTCGAACCCGGCGATGTTGGCGCCGTCGGGGCCGAAGAAGTACTGGTTGAGCTGGGCGTTCTCACCGGCCGCACCGAAGTTCCAGGCGTCGACGAAGCTCTGCGCCGTGACCGGCGTGCCGTCGTGGAACGTCCAGCCGTCCTTGATGGTGATGGTGAACTGGGTGAAGTCCTCGTTCGGCTCGATCGACTCGGCGACGGCCAGGCCGGGCTCGGCGGTCTCCGGGTCGTACGAGACCAGGCCGGTCCACATCGCGTCGACGATGTTGCCGCCACCGACCTCGTTGGTGGTGGTCGGGATCAGCGGGTTCTCCGGCTGCGTGCTGTTGATCGACACCGTGCCGGTGGGGCCCTCGCTCGAGCCGCCCTCGTCACCAGAACCGCTGTCGCCGCCGTCGTCGTCGCCACCGCACGCGGCGAGCACGAGCGTCAGACCAACTGCTGCGACCGCGAATCCTCTGCGGGCAGAGCCTCGCATGGAATCCTCCTCTAACGGGCCTGCGCCCTGTGGTGATCATGGGCGTGGCCGATCGGCCTCGCCGCAGGGTGCGGATCTGCGCGCAGCCGGGTACGGTCGCGATCCCGATCCGCGTCCTCATTTCTAAACCCGGGCCTGGCTGCGGGCAAGCCTGACCGGACGGACGACTCACAACGCAACCGGACTGTGACCATACTGGCTGATTGCTGTGATCCTGCCGCCCCGCAGGCGTGTGAGCTGCGGAATCTTCGGCCGGAGCAGTCCGTTAACGTGATGTTTGCGGCATTGGCGTGGCGCCGGTCACACCCGTGTCCGGCGCCACACCGCTCAGCGCAGCTTGGGGTCGAAGGCGTCGCGGACGGCGTCGCCGAGCATGATGAAGGCGAGCACCGTCACCGACAGGAACACGCTCGGGAACAGCAGCATGTGCGGCGACTGGCGCACGTACGTCCGGGCCTCGCTGATCGCCGTGCCCCAGGAGATGACCGGCGCCTGCAGCCCGATGCCCAGGAACGACAGCGTCGCCTCGAGGACCACGAACACCCCGAGGATGATCGTCGAGTAGACGATGACCGGCGCCATGGCGTTGGGGACGATGTGGCGCAGCAGGATCCGCCGCGGCCCCGCGCCGAGTCCGCGCGCGGCGTTGACGAAGTCGGCCTCCTTGACCTGGATGACGGTCGAGCGCATGAGCCGGGCCACCGTCGTCCAGCCGAGCACGCCGAGCGCCAGCACGACCTTCCCGATGGTCTGCCAGGCCGGCGTGTGCACGTCCGACGGGAACGTCGCGAGCACGATGATCGCGCCGAGCAGCATGGGGACGGCGAAGAACATGTCCGTGACCCGCGAGAGCAGGGCGTCGACGCGGCCGCCGTGGTAGCCGGCCAGCATGCCGACCACGCTGCCGACGATCGCGATGCCGACGGTGGTCAGGACGCCGACCAGGATCGACGCCCGGGCGCCGTAGATGGTCCGCGCGTACATGTCGCAGCCCTGCAGGTCGTAGCCGAACCAGGCACTGCCGCTCGGTGGCAGCCGGGACAGCGCCAGGTCGCAGTCGCGCGGGTCGCTGCTCGTGAACAGGCCGGGCGCCACGGCCATGGCGATCAGCACGAGGATGATCGCCGCCGAGATCAGGAACAGTGGGCTACGCCGCAGGTCCTGCCAGGCGTCGCCGGCCAGCGAGCGGGGCGTGCTCGCCGCGTGGCCGCCTCCGCGCCGGCGCCGGACCCGCCGTCTGCTCCGCCGTCCGTCATGCATGGCGGATCCTCGGGTCGAGCACGGCGTACAACAGGTCGACGAGCAGGTTCACGATGAGGAACACGAGGACGAGGACGGTGACGGCGGCCGTCACGGTGCCGCCCTCGTGGGCGTTGATCCCGCGGAAGATCATGTCGCCGACGCCCGGGATGTTGAAGATGCCTTCGATGACGACGGCGCCGCCGAGCAGCCCGCCGAAGTCGGCGCCGACGAAGGTCACGACGGGGATCAGCGAGTTCCGCAGGGTGTGCACGCCGACCACGCGCTGGCGCGGCAGGCCCTTGGCGATCGCGGTGCGCACGTAGTCCGAGCGCAGGTTCTCGACCAGGTTCGCCCGGGTCAGCCGGGCCACGAACGCCAGTGACAGGCTGCCCAGCACGACGGCGGGGAGGATCAGCGAGAAGAAGGTGCCGTCGAAGGTCACCGGGAACCAGCCGAGGCGCACGCCGAACGTGACCTGCGCCAGCAGTCCGATGACGAACACCGGAACCGACACCAGCACCAGCGTGCTGACCAGGACCAGGTTGTCGAGGAACCCGCCGCGGCGGATCCCGGCCAGCACGCCGGCCGCGACGCCGATGACCAGCTCGACGGCGATGGCGAGCAGCGTCAGTTTGAGCGTCGTCGGGTAGCGCTGCAGCAGCTCGCCGGCGACGGACACCCCCGAGAACGTCTGCCCGAAGTCGCCGGTGAGCAGCTTGCCCATGTACTTCACGTACTGCACGGGCAGCGGGTCGTCGAGGTTGTAGGCGGCCGACATGCGCTCGACGTAGCTCTGCGGGCAGGGCCGGTCGCCGCACTTCGCCGCGAACGGGTCGCCGGGCAGCGCCCACACCAGCGCGTAGATGAGGAACGTGGTCCCGATGACCACCGGCACCATCTGGCCGAGGCGCTGGACGACGTACCGACCCATGACCTTCCTTCAGCGATCAGCGGCACCGCCGTGCGCGCGCCGCGTCAGACTGTACGGCGTCGCGCACGAGCGTCAGCCGGTGGTCGTCCGCACGGTCAGCAGGTCGACCGTCTGGAAGATCGTGATCTGGACGTTCTCGACGTGGGTCGAGTAGCCGGCGATGTTCACCCGGTTCCACAGCGGGATGGCCGGCATGTCCGCGGCCAGCATCTGCTCGGCCTCGCGGTAGCCCGCGGCGGCCGCCTCGGCGTCCGGGTTCGCGGCGGCGGCCTTGACCGCGGCGTCGAAGTCGGGGTTGCTGTAGTCGCCGTCGTTCGCCGACGCACCCGTGGCGAAAACGGGCACCAGGAAGTTCTCGAGCGACGGGTAGTCCATCTGCCAGCCGGTGCGGAAGACGCCGCCCATCTCGCGCGCCGTGATCTGGTCGCGGAAGGTGGCGAGGTCGACCACGCCCCGGCCGAGGCACGGGACGTCGAGCGCGTTGGTGATGGAGGTGCAGACCGCGTCGACCCAGGCCTTGTGGTCGGAGTCGCTGTTGTACGAGATGGTGATGGTGCCGTCGTAGCCGCCGGAGTCGTCGAAGAGCGTCTTCGCGGCCGCGGCGTCGTAGGTGCAGTAGGTGCCGCAGGCGCCGTCCTGGAAGCCCGGGACCACCGGCGAGACCCAGCCGTTGGCCGGGATGCGGGCGCCGGAGAAGATCTTGTCGACGATGAGCGGGCGGTCGATCGCCATCGAGATGGCCTGCCGGATCCCGGCTTCGTCGTAGGTGCTGTCGACGGCGCTGGGCGCGAACGTCATGGTCTCGAGGACGCCCGTCGGCCGCGAGACGAACCGCTCGCCGAGGTCGATCTTGTAGGTGTCGCCAGCCAGGGCCGACGTCGGCAGCAGCGGCATGATGTCGAGCTGGTCGGCCTGCAGGTCGTTGTAGGCGGCGTCGTCGTTCTCGTAGATGCGGTAGGTCGCGCCGTCGATGCTCGGCTTGACGTCGCCCGCGTAGTCCTCGTAGGCCGAGATCCGGATGTCGATGTTCGGCTCCCAGGAGTCGAACTGGAACGGCCCGGTGCCGATGGGGTGCTGGCCGAACGCCTCGGGGTCCTCGAAGAACGACTGCGGCAGCGGGGCGAACGCCGTGTAGCCCAGGCGCATCGGGAACTGCGACTCGGGCTGGGACAGCGTGACGGTGAACGTGAGGTCGTCGACGACCGCGAGGCCGGACATCGTCTCGGCCGCCGCCGACCCGTCGATGTAGTTGCCTTCGTCGTCGACCTCGCCCTGGACCTCGGCGTAGCCGGCGATCGGCTCGAAGAAGTAGCTGTTCAGCGTGGCGTTCGCGCCGGAGGCGGCCCAGTTCCACGCGTCGACGAAGCTGCTCGAGGTGACCGGGGTGCCGTCGTGGAACGTCCAGCCGTCCTTCAGCGTGATGGTCCAGGTCACGCTGTCCTCGGTCGAGATGTCGGCGGCGATCTCGTTCTCGGGCTGCCCGTCCTCGGGGTTGTACCTCACGAGGAAGGAGAAGATCTGGTCCAGGACGTCGCCACCACAGACCTCATTGGTGTTCGCCGGGACGAACGGGCTCTGCGGGTTGCAGCCACGGACGGTGACGGTGTTGCCACCGTCGGCGGCGGCTCCGTCGTCACCTCCGCCGCAGGCGCCCAGCGTGAGGGCGAGTGCGACGGCTCCCAGCACCACCGACGTGCGGCGCGAGACTGGCATGGGATTCCTCCTGGGATCTGCCCGAGGCGTGGCATGGCTGCGGACCTGGTCGGCGCCTTTGCCACCATCGGCCATTCGGCCGATTTATGTGCCCGTCACTTTCTATGTGCCGTTCGCCTCTCAGGGCAAGTCCTGAGTTTCGCCGCCTCACCACTCGCAACAGGACTGTGACCTCCTGAACAGGAGGTCAGCGGGTCAGTTCGCGTACTTGCGCCGGGCCGCGGCACGACCCCGGGTGGCGGCGTCGAGCACCACCTTGCGGATCCGAACCGCCTGGGGCGTGACCTCGACGCACTCGTCGTCGCGGCAGAACTCCAGCGCCTGCTCGAGCGACAGCTTCCGCGCCGGGACGAGCTTCTCGAACTCGTCGGCGTTGGAGCGGACGTTGGTGAGCTTCTTCTCCTTGGTGATGTTGACGTCCATGTCGTCGGCGCGGGAGTTCTCGCCGACGATCATGCCCTCGTACACCTCGGTGGCCGGCTCGATGAAGAGCGTGCCGCGCTCCTGCAGGTTGATCATGGCGTACGAGGTGGCCGCGCCGGAGCGGTCGGCCACCAGCGAGCCGCTGGGCCGGGTGCGGAGGTCGCCGAACCACGGCTCGTAGCGCTCGAAGACCTGGTGGGCCAGGCCGGTGCCGCGGGTCTCGGTGAGGAAGTCGGTGCGGAACCCGATGAGGCCGCGGGCCGGCACCACGAACTCCATGCGGATCCAGCCCGTGCCGTGGTTGGTCATCTGCTCCATGCGGCCCTTGCGCACCGCCAGCAGCTGGGTGATGGCGCCGAGGTACTCCTCGGGGCAGTCGATGGTCAGCCGCTCGACCGGCTCGTGCACCTTGCCGTCGACGTCGCGGGTGACGACCTGCGGCTTGCCGACGGTCAGCTCGAAGCCCTCGCGGCGCATCTGCTCGACGAGGATGGCCAGCGCCAGCTCGCCGCGGCCCTGCACCTCCCAGGCGTCGGGCCGCTCGGTCGGGAGCACCCGCAACGACACGTTGCCGACCAGCTCGGACTCGAGGCGGTCCTTCACCAGCCGCGCCGTCACCTTGGTGCCGCCGGAGCGACCCGACAGCGGCGAGGTGTTGGCACCGATGGTCATCGACAGCGCCGGCTCGTCGACGGTGATGAGCGGCAGCGGCCGCGGGTCGTCGACGTCGGCCAGCGTCTCGCCGATGGTGATCTCGGGGATGCCGGCGACGGCGATGATGTCGCCCGGGCCCGCCTTCTCGGCCGGGACCCGCTCGAGCGCCTCGGTCATCAGCAGTTCGGTGACCTTGACCCGCTCGATGGTGCCGTCCTTGCGGCACCACGCGACCTGGGTCCCCTTGGCGATCTCGCCCTCGCGGACCCGGCACAGGGCGAGCCGGCCCAGGAACGGCGAGGCGTCGAGGTTGGTGACGTGCGCCTGCAGCGGCGCGCCCTCGGTGTACGTGGGCGCCGGGATGGCGTCGAGAATGGTGCTGACCAGCGGCGCGAGGTCGTTGGAGTCGGGCACCGCGCCGTCGGCCGGCCGCTCGAGCGACGCCTTGCCGTCGCGGGCGCACGCGTAGACGATGGGGAAGTCGAGCGCGCCCTGGTCGCTGGAGTCGTCGAGCAGGTCGAGGAAGAGCTCGTAGGTCTCGTCGACCACCTCGGCGATGCGGGCGTCGGGGCGGTCGGTCTTGTTCACCACCACGACGATGGGCAGCCTGCCCTGCAGCGCCTTGCGCAGCACGAACCGCGTCTGCGGCAGCGGCCCCTCGCTGGCGTCGACCAGCAGCACCACGCCGTCGACCATGGACAGGCCGCGCTCGACCTCGCCGCCGAAGTCGGCGTGCCCCGGCGTGTCGATGATGTTGATGGTGGTGTCGCCCCACCGCACCGCGGTGTTCTTGGCGAGGATGGTGATGCCCTTCTCCCGTTCCAGGTCGCCGGAGTCCATGACCCGGTCGGCGACGTCCTGGTTGGCCCGGAACACCCCTGACTGCCACAACAGCGCGTCGACGAGGGTGGTCTTGCCGTGGTCGACATGGGCCACGATGGCGACGTTGCGGAGGTCGTCGCGGCTGCGCACGGACATGCGGAGAACTCGTTCCTGGAAGGGGGAGATGACGCCTAATCCTACGGCCTGCCGCCCCGCTCCCCCGCATCGCGCCACCGAGCCCCTGGAGTCTTCACCCGCTCGTCACGAACGATGTGGCATCGCTGCGGCCCCGGGCACCGTGAACTCACATCGATCCGGCAGTGACGTCACACCGTCGACCCGCGTGCCGGCGATGACCCGACTGGACCGCGGCCTCGATCTCCGCGAGCACCGTCCGTGGCTCGTGACGCAGCCGCCAGGGCGAGACCGGCACGACGGTCCACCCCAGGGCGGCGTAGTGAGCGCGTCGCCGCTCGGTCCGCTCCGGCCCGTCACCGAGCCGGTGCCACTCCGACGAGTCGACCTCGACCACGACGCGCGCGTCGCGCCAGTGAGCATCGGGAGTCAGCTGAGCGTCGGCCTCCTCGGGCAACGGACGGTTCCACAGAGGCTCGTCGAGCACGAGCGAGGTCCGCACGAGGTCGCGCAACTCGCATTCCGGCGCCGACCGGCAGCCCGCCCGCACGTCGCCCAGTGCCAGCCGGACCAGCGCCGACCCCTGCCACCTGGCATCACCGACGGCGTCGGCCAGCAGCTCGCGCGTGGTCAGGCCGGACTGCACGGCCTCGCAGAGCAGGGCCCGGACCGCACGCAGCGGGAACCGGCCTCGGCAGGTGTCGATGACCGCACGCGCCGGCGGCGCGACGGGAACGCCGTCGATCCACCGGGACGCAGGCAGGGCCGCTGCGCGCCGGAACTCGGCGAAGGCCATTGCGGCCGGCTGCGCGCCCGCCGGCACCAGGCAGATCAGTGGTGCGTCGTCGGGCACAT
This genomic window contains:
- a CDS encoding ABC transporter permease — encoded protein: MADPTPPTVLEAEAPRATETAVRSLGRDAWHDLVRKPTFIVSGVLFVFFVTIAIAPGLFTSLSPNDCDLALTRQGPSSSAWFGYDNNGCDVYTHTIYGARASIMVGVLTAIGVLLIGGIAGTVAGFYGKATDTVVSRVGDIFFGIPLLLGALIVLVSFPGDAETPELVTISKVVLALAVLGWPQIMRITRSSVLQVRSADYVQAARALGAGGRRMILKHIVPNSIAPVIVVATIGIGGYIAAEATLSFLGVGLQPPVVSWGLAISRAQDYVRTSPHMLLFPASALSLCVLAFIMLGDAIRDALDPKLR
- a CDS encoding ABC transporter permease, which encodes MGRYVARRLLQMIPVVIGTTFIIYALVWALPGDPFAGRCGARPCPPAYVAEMTEKYNLDDPLPIAYIQYLGNLLRGDFGETFQGLSVAEELVRAYPTTVKLALVAIFFEILIGIGAGIMAGLRRGSYLDNLVLVSTLVVVSIPVFVIGSVLQLFLGMRWGIFPATVGGDASLYNLILPGFVLASLSLAYVARLTRTSLAENRRADYVRTAVAKGLPQRRVIGVHTMRNSLIPVITFIGADFGALLGGAIVTEGIFNIPGVGNLIFRSITTRDGVMVTGAVTVLVLVFLLVNLLVDLIYGWLDPRISHG
- a CDS encoding peptide ABC transporter substrate-binding protein yields the protein MRGSARRGFAVAAVGLTLVLAACGGDDDGGDSGSGDEGGSSEGPTGTVSINSTQPENPLIPTTTNEVGGGNIVDAMWTGLVSYDPETAEPGLAVAESIEPNEDFTQFTITIKDGWTFHDGTPVTAQSFVDAWNFGAAGENAQLNQYFFGPDGANIAGFDEVAGQTDDAGAFVPGSATADAMSGLEVVDDTTFTVTLGSPNSLFETIIGYSAFYPMPESFFTDQAAFEAHPVGNGPFEFVEEIPNQSINLTAFADYAGDEKPQVENIEYRIYADLDAAYADVVSNQLDILDKIPPVGLAGDVWKTDLEGRSASAPLTTRFTSMTFPLTSTDVWADANLRKAISKAIDREAVIAAAYGPGNYVPANSWVPPGNDGYVEGTCGEWCEFDAAAAKELYDQTAGIQGTLMIASNSDGGHREWVEAACTSITNALGVPCQGDFDPDFGSFRARVNANELTSPFRTGWVADYPSIQNFLAPLYTSNGSANDGGYSNPQFDDLIRQAAGLEGDEALDLYNQAETLLAEDMAVIPLWYDNGQRGWSENVNEPGFTWKGYVDPLSISVKN
- a CDS encoding ABC transporter permease, giving the protein MHDGRRSRRRVRRRRGGGHAASTPRSLAGDAWQDLRRSPLFLISAAIILVLIAMAVAPGLFTSSDPRDCDLALSRLPPSGSAWFGYDLQGCDMYARTIYGARASILVGVLTTVGIAIVGSVVGMLAGYHGGRVDALLSRVTDMFFAVPMLLGAIIVLATFPSDVHTPAWQTIGKVVLALGVLGWTTVARLMRSTVIQVKEADFVNAARGLGAGPRRILLRHIVPNAMAPVIVYSTIILGVFVVLEATLSFLGIGLQAPVISWGTAISEARTYVRQSPHMLLFPSVFLSVTVLAFIMLGDAVRDAFDPKLR
- a CDS encoding ABC transporter permease, whose product is MGRYVVQRLGQMVPVVIGTTFLIYALVWALPGDPFAAKCGDRPCPQSYVERMSAAYNLDDPLPVQYVKYMGKLLTGDFGQTFSGVSVAGELLQRYPTTLKLTLLAIAVELVIGVAAGVLAGIRRGGFLDNLVLVSTLVLVSVPVFVIGLLAQVTFGVRLGWFPVTFDGTFFSLILPAVVLGSLSLAFVARLTRANLVENLRSDYVRTAIAKGLPRQRVVGVHTLRNSLIPVVTFVGADFGGLLGGAVVIEGIFNIPGVGDMIFRGINAHEGGTVTAAVTVLVLVFLIVNLLVDLLYAVLDPRIRHA
- a CDS encoding peptide ABC transporter substrate-binding protein, producing MPVSRRTSVVLGAVALALTLGACGGGDDGAAADGGNTVTVRGCNPQSPFVPANTNEVCGGDVLDQIFSFLVRYNPEDGQPENEIAADISTEDSVTWTITLKDGWTFHDGTPVTSSSFVDAWNWAASGANATLNSYFFEPIAGYAEVQGEVDDEGNYIDGSAAAETMSGLAVVDDLTFTVTLSQPESQFPMRLGYTAFAPLPQSFFEDPEAFGQHPIGTGPFQFDSWEPNIDIRISAYEDYAGDVKPSIDGATYRIYENDDAAYNDLQADQLDIMPLLPTSALAGDTYKIDLGERFVSRPTGVLETMTFAPSAVDSTYDEAGIRQAISMAIDRPLIVDKIFSGARIPANGWVSPVVPGFQDGACGTYCTYDAAAAKTLFDDSGGYDGTITISYNSDSDHKAWVDAVCTSITNALDVPCLGRGVVDLATFRDQITAREMGGVFRTGWQMDYPSLENFLVPVFATGASANDGDYSNPDFDAAVKAAAANPDAEAAAAGYREAEQMLAADMPAIPLWNRVNIAGYSTHVENVQITIFQTVDLLTVRTTTG
- the typA gene encoding translational GTPase TypA — translated: MSVRSRDDLRNVAIVAHVDHGKTTLVDALLWQSGVFRANQDVADRVMDSGDLEREKGITILAKNTAVRWGDTTINIIDTPGHADFGGEVERGLSMVDGVVLLVDASEGPLPQTRFVLRKALQGRLPIVVVVNKTDRPDARIAEVVDETYELFLDLLDDSSDQGALDFPIVYACARDGKASLERPADGAVPDSNDLAPLVSTILDAIPAPTYTEGAPLQAHVTNLDASPFLGRLALCRVREGEIAKGTQVAWCRKDGTIERVKVTELLMTEALERVPAEKAGPGDIIAVAGIPEITIGETLADVDDPRPLPLITVDEPALSMTIGANTSPLSGRSGGTKVTARLVKDRLESELVGNVSLRVLPTERPDAWEVQGRGELALAILVEQMRREGFELTVGKPQVVTRDVDGKVHEPVERLTIDCPEEYLGAITQLLAVRKGRMEQMTNHGTGWIRMEFVVPARGLIGFRTDFLTETRGTGLAHQVFERYEPWFGDLRTRPSGSLVADRSGAATSYAMINLQERGTLFIEPATEVYEGMIVGENSRADDMDVNITKEKKLTNVRSNADEFEKLVPARKLSLEQALEFCRDDECVEVTPQAVRIRKVVLDAATRGRAAARRKYAN
- a CDS encoding type IV toxin-antitoxin system AbiEi family antitoxin domain-containing protein: MTRTRRPQSTVSRTHGAARRRTMNGVRIPDELLLLADTQDGLVTRRQAAACGMSPAAIRHALGAGGHWQRLAAGIYATFTGRLTPRHRVRAALLRGGAAAMISGGHACRAYGLRYVPDDAPLICLVPAGAQPAAMAFAEFRRAAALPASRWIDGVPVAPPARAVIDTCRGRFPLRAVRALLCEAVQSGLTTRELLADAVGDARWQGSALVRLALGDVRAGCRSAPECELRDLVRTSLVLDEPLWNRPLPEEADAQLTPDAHWRDARVVVEVDSSEWHRLGDGPERTERRRAHYAALGWTVVPVSPWRLRHEPRTVLAEIEAAVQSGHRRHAGRRCDVTAGSM